A region of the Portunus trituberculatus isolate SZX2019 chromosome 21, ASM1759143v1, whole genome shotgun sequence genome:
ATGAAAGAAaggctaaccctgcttctgtgcgcCAATGTTAGTGGTGACTGCAAAATGAAACCGTTGCTTTTTTCTCAACTttggtttggcaatggctggaacaaattatctgatttataggtatcaatagtcaaactttttaatactcgaacggtcatttggaactaattaagttcgagtattgagtctccactgtatttaaTGCCTATTTTTCCCAGTCACTTACTTCTTCTTATTTCACCCCACAGCCATGCAGGAGGAGGTGCTGAAGTTGGTTCTGCTGGCCCTGGAGGATGGCTCAGCTCTGTCCAGAAAGGTGCTGGTGATGTTTGTTGTGCAGCGGCTGGAGCCACACTTCCCACAGGCTTCCAAGACCAGCATCGGACATGTGGTGCAACTGCTTTACCGAGCCTCCTGCTTTAAGGTACAGCATGCAGGTGCAAGGCAGAGCTACCTGCCTGAACTGTGAAGGCCTgtgtagaaagaaaattaagtttgGCTTAGGAACTTTtatggaaactagagaaaataTTTGGCttaaatttttttgttgtgtgtagtTTGATTGTATTAATTGTATGATTAATCCCTGACTAAAGAGTGACACACCAGTGTCCAGCTTATGGAAAGTGTGGGTGTTGCAAATGTGCCTAAGGATGCTTTCTCTCTATCAGTCCAATACAGGAGGGTGATAATTGTTTCAGCATGAACTGGTAACACTGATAAAGTTGTTCGTTTGAACCAGCCTAGTTTCAGTAGTGTCAACCGGGGTAATTTGGACCAGGTTTTGACAAACTTTGATACTGTTCCCACATTTATTAAGATAAACttacaaaaattttatgaaaacaTAAGCAAGTTATTCCCTTTAaatcactaacaaaaaaaaaaaaaaaaaaaatccatagcAGATTCTTCAGCTTTGAAGTAATAAGCGTGGTTCAGTTATCAAAAAATTGGGGTAATGTGAACCCCCCACCGGGGTAAACTGAACCACCCATGGGGTAATTTGAACCACCCtttgcaaaataaataaaaaaaaaatatatatatatatatatatatatatatatatatatatatatatatatatatatatatatatatatatatatatatatatatataaatggatataattcctcaaaaaaataaagttttatttcataaacattgagcctttcacattcaaaataacaaaatcaatgGCAAGAAACAGTGTAGAACAAAAAACTGTTACTCATAGACTACATAGCCTACTCATTTACTTGGCTACTTTAGCCAATGTTTTGGTGTAACACTTGAAGTTATTGTATTCAGTAAGAAGATTATTTATTCTGAATGTGAAAGGTACTTTTATAAGGTCCCTATGAAGTGATACATAAGCATATAATAAGCAgattatatgcatatatattactAATGGGCACTCTAGCAGACGAAAGAGGATCAGCTGAGTAAAAACAGGGTATAGGCTCAGGGTGTCAAAAGACTGGTCacgttaattttccttcccactctgcAGGCTAGCGAGCAACAGGGAGCTGATTTTTTGTATAAAAATACTGCTCAttggtttccacattcatttttctatagATTATTGAGCTCGCTATCGCTAGCCTGTAGAGAGAGTGTGAGCGGACAATTCCTAGCTTTTTGAAGTCCTTTATAGGCTTATAGTCTTCATTAAAAATTTCCCTAAATTACCCTAATTATCCTAATAATCATTATTGGGTATATAATGAGTCTAAGCAATCCCCTTTATAAGCCAAAGATGGCACAGGGCAAAATATTAATGCATAttctcaaaatataaacaattgcACTAAAACTACCGGTTCGATTTCCCCCGGCCGCATTTTCCTTACCGGGGTAAATTGAACCAAAAAGTGAGCGTTAATTGTGAGAAAACGAAGCTAAATAAAGTATTGCTGATGAAATCATGTTAAAGTAGAGGTAAAACACTCTGTAATCATCAATTTGGAAGAGGATAGTTAGTCGCGTCTGACTGCCACAACAAAGTTCGCCGAAACCGCTGATTTGGTAAACAAACTTTgccgcacttttttttttggctacgaTTCAGTGCTTTCAGTCATATAATTgtaatttctttcctgtatcgatttttttttatcaaacctgcacaagaaatgtgaaaatagttACTTTCTATCGTGAAATGCTCAaaacttcaaaaagaaatttatatatgaatttattgtaCATAAGAATGAGGCGGTCCGAATTGTTCCGGTTCATTGGACGGTCCGATTTTCCTGGTTGACACTACACCAAAAAGCTTTGTGATGGATAGAAGGTTATTTGACTTGTCCTGATGCATCTCTATGGTGgtatttatagtgtgtgtgtgtgtgtgtgtgtgtgtgtttgtatatatttagctagttgtattttacctagttgtattgtacagggtttgagcagggctcatagtgtcctgtctccatatctccatttatctaatttttccttaaagttatgtgctgtgacaattccattatccaatgcattccatttttccatcgttctgtgtggaaaactgtattttccaatatccttcacacactgcctcatcctgatcttttcatgtccttccatcttcttctgtcaacagcaccaggtcttctttgtctatcttttcaatatcatttactatcttatacattgttattaggtccctgggttctatcttgtaaggttggcagtcccacttccttcagtcgttcttcatatgtgaggtcctttaattccggcaccatctttgtagcaattttctgtatcctttccaattttcttatattctttttagaactcggagaccataccactgctgcatattccagccttgggtgtgtcatgcttgtgatgatttttttcatcatatctttatccatgtaatgaaatgccactcttatattagtcaatatcttatatgatagtccaaatatcttgcttatgtgtttatcagggctcagattttcttgtataatcactccaagatctttttcatctttagtcttcattatttgctcgtttcccatcaaatagttccttattggtcttctcttactctttcctagttccattatgtgacatttcttggcattaaactccaatttccacttcttgctccattcatagatcttgtttaaatctttctgcaacagcagacagtcctctctggttttgataactcttagcaactttgcatcatcagcgaataaatttatataactgtttatcccaatgtgaatgttgtttacataaacttgaaacataatgggggctaacactgacccttgtggcactctgctagttactttaccccaagatgagtatgtatctctgatcacagttctcatttccctatccttcaaataatctcttgtccattcgagcaaggttccacgcagtcctcctatgttctctagtttccaaagaagtcttcctgtgggactttatcaaaagtctttttaatgtccaggtatactgtgtctacccatccatctctgttttcaagtactgcaataactctcgagtagaagcttaataagtttgacgcacatgactgccctgtcctgaaTCCATATTGTCTATTCGATATGACTtactcttctagaaatttaacccatttttctttgataattatttcacataacttccctacgacacttgtaagtgacactggtctgtagtttagtggttcagttgcctttcctcctttgaatattggtgtgtgtgtgatacaatgACAGAAGTATTGCCATCATCCCTTGATAGCAGATAAGAGGTGAGATATAGAGATAAATCTAAACATATTGCACACTAGCTCATGAATGTGTCTATTCCAGGTatcaaagagagaaggagattcaTCCCTCATGCAGCTGAAGGAGGAGTTCCGCACTTATGAGGCACTGCGGCGAGAGCATGATGCCCAGATAGTCCAGATTGCCACTGAAGCTGGACTAAGGATTGCCCCAGACCAGTGGTCCTCGCTGCTGTATGGAGATACTGCGCACAAGTCACACATGCAATCCATCATTGACAAGTTACAGACCCCACAATCCTTTGGGCAGTCAGTGCAGGTAAGGTAGCTCCAATGCTGTTGTCCCTTAAGGTACTGCAAGACAGCTGCTCTGGTTTCAAACTGTAAGATCAATTTGTATCACTGGTTTCACTTGTATCTTTTTAACCCCTAACGTGCGACCAGCCTACATATAGGTGGGTGATATTTGAAACTGTAATACCGATCAGCTTACATATAGCAAGGACTGTAAAAACTGGCGGTAAAAGGTAGTGAGCTGGCATTAGCACCACTGGAAAGAGCATTTTCTGTAGGTCAAGACTGACTATTGTATCGCTGGCCTGCACTGTGTACTAGCAGTCCACCTGCCCCTCCCCCATTTCCATGTGATTCACCAAGGGTCTGGTcaaccctttccctccctcttcccgcctcctctcccctccctaggccttcctttcctttgtgtgCGTTAGTGGAGGGTTGTCTGGCACCATGTAAACCTCTGGCATGCACGTACACGTGTGCATACATGTTCACCAGAAATGagccatgaatttttttttttttttttttttttttttttttatggttgtaggAGGTGATAGCTGTATgatgcatacatacatgtgGCATCATGATGTTTCCTGTGTTACACCATTCATTCTAAAGTGGTGCAACACATCCAAATCATCaatctttcattacttttacgTAAAACTTACGTTTGACACGTGAAACACCCGTTCTCTGTTGGCCCGCAGGGAggatatttcttaatttttcagaCTTTGGCGGCCCACCACAGCTGAACCAGAGCACTTAGAGAGTTGCAGATTTCGAGTTCAGATGCGTAAAATTATGATCTACAATCtcataagaaatgaaaaatcccTTGGTGAAAGCTGAAAAATACCCAAAAATGGTCAGCCaggggggggaaggaaggtaaaaaacaaATGTTGTATGTAAGGGGTTAATTACAAAACCATCAGTAGATGAACAATGTTTCAGATTTACTCATATATGGCAATCTACATCAGCTGTTGTATAACTGAAGatcattccttcacctttttgTGATATATGATATCTGTTATACATTCCTCAAGAAAATGTATTTCTGTACATGGTGTAATCCTTTGATGAATGTTTGTTACAGGAGTTAGTGATAGCTCTGCAGCGCACTGGGGACCCTGGACAATTGTCATCCCTGCGACCTCAGTTGGAGCTGTTGGCATCCCTGGACCCAGCCCCCgatgcaccaccaccaggatGGAAGCCGTGTGCAGCAGCCATGGAGGCAGTGCGGGCAGTGGTAACTGGCCTCGTGCACTTCATCCAGCACCATGGCAACCGCAAGCTACCAGATGCCCACCATCCCCACAATGCCAAATACAAGACCAGCATGTGCCGGGACCTCACTCAACGTGGTGGTTGTCCCCGTGGTAACAACTGTACCTTTGCCCATTCAGAGGAGGAGCTAGAAAAGTACCGCAATCGCAGCCGCAAACATGGCAAAGGCTTGGCTCCTCCCATAGCTGCTCCAGCCCTCAAGACCCCATCACAGCACCTCACTGTTCCCACAGCACCTTTAACACCCCACCCTCCAGCTGGAGTAGAAGCCAAGAATGGGGAGCATCCACCTGCTGCTGGTCCTGTGGCTAAAGTCAGTGCAGTTGATGAATTGCTTCCAGTTGGAGATCTACAACCACCAGCTGCTCCACTCCCCTTTGAAGCCCATAAGTTTGTACACCTGCCAACCCACACACAGTCCTTGCCTGTACTTCctgcccccacccccaccccagcCATCATCCAACCTGCTCTTGCTCCAACACCATTCCACCCAGCCCCAGTGGCAGAGTACACTTATGGTTCCTTTCACTGTCAACCTCCAGTGTTTGCTCAGCCAGCTCCTCCCCAGCAGCCCCTTCCATCAGCTCCTGCAGCAGCTGTATTCCCTGGCCAGGCAGCAGCCATTGTGCCAGACTTGTATGGTGGAAATCCCCCAACCATGCTCCTTAACACGGCTCCAGTGTACAACGTGACGGGGCACACCAACGAGTTTTGCATCCCCATTGCCAACACCAAGCCCACCAACTCTGGCCTCCACCCATTGGTCTCCTGCTGGCCAGACACCAGTTGTGCTGCCTTCTGTGTCACTACCTCCCCTGCTACCACCACCTTGGCCCCAGCCTCTATCATGGCCTCTAAATCCATGGAGGaattaaaggagaggaaggaagccatCATGAATCAGCTGGAGACCATCGTGGGCAAGGAGGCCACACACCAAGTAGCCACACGAATTGCCAATGGGGAGGAGCCCAACAAGCCTCAGGAATTCACTTCCACCTACAGCATCTGGACCTCTGGGGCAGACTTCTACATAGCACCTAAGGGTCTTGAGAAGCCATACGAGCCTGCTGCCGGTTACCGAACCTTTGCTGCACgcaaagaggaggggaaaggcaaGGATGATTTTATCCCATTTGATCCTCCTTTGGTGAGTCGGTTCGGACCAATCTCTCGCATGTCCCGCACTGTCATCCAGCCGGCCAACCCCATCCAGTCCTCAGTCAGCAGTGCTACCGAGaccactaccactcctactGTGAGGCGTCCAGTGCCTGCCATTTCCCCTATGCCCCAGGTGACTGTGCAACATTCATGCCGTAGAGGCTTAGACATACTTCTGTCTTGTTCATTGGTGGGTCTTTActattcattattctcttctccaagttgtgtatatatatatatatatatatatatatatatatatatatatatatatatatatatatatatatatatatatatatatatatatattacacacacacacacacacacacacacatatatataaggaaggaaagttatACCCTATTGCCTAACCATTTGCTGTCACCCTTTTTGTTGTAACTGCTTTGTTGCCAATTTCCTTGCCCCACACAAACATATAGTGaatgttctttctctttgcaaCACAACAACTGCTCTCAATTGTTAGTATATTTATTCTTTGGTTTCACAAGTTTTATTAATGACAATCATGCTGGCATCTTCACCATTAATACACCATTGACATGACCCCTTACCTTTGTGTGTCCCAGATGCTGTATCAGCCGGGTGGGTACACAGTAGGAGTGATGACGTGCATTCCTGCCTCCCTGGAGCACATGAACACCATGGGCCACGGCATTGTAGATCCACTCTTCACGCAGCTGGACTCCTCAGGAATCCGGGCCGTTTCTGCAGACCCAGCCCAACAGGAATGTTTGAGGCAACAATTTGCAGCCACCAGAGAAGGGATGGATGCCATAGTGCTGGATGAAAAGAGAATGGTGAGGCTATAAGGTTGATAAGGAATTAGCAAAGAGATGCTGATAAAGTATAAGTAGATTTGTTGTTGGCAAGCTTCTACAAGTGCATCCTCAAGGGCGAAGCATCTTTAACACTGGGAAGTATAGCACAAGGTTTCACAATTTAGATTTAGAAAGAAATAAGTTCACCTTAACTGGTGCATTATTACATATAACTTTTTGTGTTTGGCTTGAAATCTATTTAGCATATTCTCTGTATCTATATTCCAGGTTAATGTCCCTTTGTGGAGGGCATTTAGGTTTTAAGTATTTAGGAGCTGTCTTGCACACACCATTTGGCTATATGTAGTCTTCTTATATTCCTTTATCCTAACAATGGCCTGCTGAAATTAAGCATCCTCATGTGTAAATTGGCAGGCGTATCATTAAGAATTTTTCTCTGACAGTACCTGTCAATGTCTCTAAGAGTCTAGAACAACAGGATCAgatgtgtggtgtggatgaggtCTCAGCTTTATGGTCTATGAGCTCATATCTCCAATATAGGATCAAGGGTTACCAAGAGATGACTTATTTTTCCTTGACAGGCAGAGTTGCAGGAAGTGCGTCTGAAGGAAGAGCTGAGTCTGGTGATGAACAGAATTGAGGTCAAgcggaaggagatggaaagcaagGCAGCCTCTCAGGTGGGTATTCACTGTGGCCTTCAGGGAATTTTATCTTATCACTATCCAAAATGATGGAACTTATAGACATTTCAAATCAGACTTtgctaagaaagaaaagtgcGAAGAAATTAAGATAGTAAGAGTATGTAATTTAAGAATTCAAAGACAGGAATAATTACAGACTCTTCATTGGTGATATAATCTTGAAGGGATTTCTTGAGAACAAGTGCCAGAGAGAAACAATGATGCAGTGGAAACAAACAAGTGACATACAGTTAT
Encoded here:
- the LOC123506970 gene encoding roquin-1-like gives rise to the protein MPIQAPQWTEFLSCPICCHEFDSGQRGPISLGCGHTVCRACLAKLQRNQCPYDQTVMRLELDQLPVNGALLSLVGAGSTVEEGDLPPPPPVPASHTTNYLMAVKCIKELALFLKPFSGSGTNGSTSLLSRPMQRKLVTLINCQLVEDEGRARAVRAARSLGERTVTELILQHQNHQQLSANLWAAVRARGCQFLGPAMQEEVLKLVLLALEDGSALSRKVLVMFVVQRLEPHFPQASKTSIGHVVQLLYRASCFKVSKREGDSSLMQLKEEFRTYEALRREHDAQIVQIATEAGLRIAPDQWSSLLYGDTAHKSHMQSIIDKLQTPQSFGQSVQELVIALQRTGDPGQLSSLRPQLELLASLDPAPDAPPPGWKPCAAAMEAVRAVVTGLVHFIQHHGNRKLPDAHHPHNAKYKTSMCRDLTQRGGCPRGNNCTFAHSEEELEKYRNRSRKHGKGLAPPIAAPALKTPSQHLTVPTAPLTPHPPAGVEAKNGEHPPAAGPVAKVSAVDELLPVGDLQPPAAPLPFEAHKFVHLPTHTQSLPVLPAPTPTPAIIQPALAPTPFHPAPVAEYTYGSFHCQPPVFAQPAPPQQPLPSAPAAAVFPGQAAAIVPDLYGGNPPTMLLNTAPVYNVTGHTNEFCIPIANTKPTNSGLHPLVSCWPDTSCAAFCVTTSPATTTLAPASIMASKSMEELKERKEAIMNQLETIVGKEATHQVATRIANGEEPNKPQEFTSTYSIWTSGADFYIAPKGLEKPYEPAAGYRTFAARKEEGKGKDDFIPFDPPLVSRFGPISRMSRTVIQPANPIQSSVSSATETTTTPTVRRPVPAISPMPQMLYQPGGYTVGVMTCIPASLEHMNTMGHGIVDPLFTQLDSSGIRAVSADPAQQECLRQQFAATREGMDAIVLDEKRMAELQEVRLKEELSLVMNRIEVKRKEMESKAASQDSSEKDLGDFEKNWKFDFEDEKE